One part of the Streptomyces ferrugineus genome encodes these proteins:
- a CDS encoding polyprenyl synthetase family protein: protein MPPAEKAARETAVDVTALLERGRTLTTPVLRAAVDRLAPPMDTVSAYHFGWIDADGNPTAGDGGKAVRPALALLSAEVTGAAPEVGVPGGVAVELVHNFSLLHDDLMDGDEQRRHRDTVWKVHGPAQAILVGDALFALANELLLELGTVEAGRATRRLTTATRALIDGQAQDISYEHRDRVSVEECLEMEGNKTGALLACASSIGAVLGGADDRTADTLEKYGYHLGLAFQAVDDLLGIWGDPVATGKQTWSDLRQRKKSLPVVAALAAGGSASERLGEILAADAKASDFENFSEEEFAARAALIEEAGGREWTAEEARRQHTVAVEALDTVDMPEQVRERFTALADFVVVRKR from the coding sequence GTGCCCCCGGCCGAGAAGGCCGCTCGAGAGACCGCGGTGGACGTGACCGCGCTCCTGGAGCGCGGTAGGACCCTGACCACACCGGTACTGCGGGCGGCCGTCGACCGCCTGGCCCCTCCCATGGACACCGTTTCCGCCTACCACTTCGGCTGGATCGACGCCGACGGCAACCCCACGGCCGGCGACGGCGGCAAGGCCGTACGCCCCGCCCTCGCGCTGCTCTCGGCCGAGGTCACCGGAGCCGCGCCCGAGGTCGGCGTCCCCGGCGGCGTCGCCGTCGAACTGGTCCACAACTTCTCACTCCTGCACGACGACCTGATGGACGGCGACGAACAGCGCCGCCACCGCGACACCGTCTGGAAGGTGCACGGCCCCGCCCAGGCCATCCTCGTCGGCGACGCCCTGTTCGCCCTCGCCAACGAACTGCTGCTGGAGCTCGGCACCGTGGAGGCGGGCCGCGCCACCCGCCGCCTGACCACCGCCACCCGCGCCCTCATCGACGGACAGGCGCAGGACATCTCCTACGAGCACCGCGACCGCGTCAGCGTCGAGGAGTGCCTGGAGATGGAGGGCAACAAGACCGGCGCCCTGCTCGCCTGCGCCTCCTCCATCGGCGCGGTGCTCGGCGGCGCGGACGACCGCACGGCCGACACCCTGGAGAAGTACGGCTACCACCTGGGCCTCGCCTTCCAGGCCGTGGACGACCTCCTCGGCATCTGGGGCGACCCGGTCGCCACCGGCAAGCAGACCTGGAGCGACCTGCGCCAGCGCAAGAAGTCCCTGCCGGTGGTGGCGGCGCTCGCGGCGGGCGGGTCCGCCTCCGAGCGGCTCGGCGAGATCCTCGCCGCCGACGCCAAGGCCAGCGACTTCGAGAACTTCTCCGAGGAGGAGTTCGCGGCCCGCGCCGCCCTCATCGAGGAGGCGGGCGGGCGCGAGTGGACCGCCGAGGAGGCGCGCCGCCAGCACACCGTCGCCGTCGAGGCCCTCGACACCGTCGACATGCCCGAGCAGGTGCGGGAGCGGTTCACGGCGCTCGCCGACTTCGTCGTCGTACGAAAGAGATGA
- the hpnE gene encoding hydroxysqualene dehydroxylase HpnE: MTDGTRPEGSLAHTPARSGRDAVVIGGGLAGITAALALADAGVRVTLLEGRPRLGGLAFSFQRGELTVDNGQHVYLRCCTAYRWFLDRIEGSALAPLQDRLDVPVLDVARPEGRRLGRLRRDALPVPLHLGRSLATYPHLSLAERAKVGRAALALKGLDLADPTLDTQDFGSWLAARGQSARAVEALWDLVGVATLNAVAGDASLGLAAMVFKTGLLSDPGAADIGWARVPLGELHDRLARKALDSAGVRIEVRTRVTSISSDENGRLRVEVPGETLQADAVVLAVAQREAHDLLPDGALDAPGRLLEIGTAPILNVHVVYDRKVLSRPFFTALGTPVQWVFDRTEASGLRDGQYLALSQSAAHDEIDEPVAALRERYLPELERLLPGARGAEVRDFFVTRERTATFAPTPGVGRLRPGARTKVPGLYLAGAWTATGWPATMESAVRSGVSAAEAALSALGRPRPSHLFDVEEAA; encoded by the coding sequence ATGACCGACGGCACGCGGCCGGAAGGGTCGCTCGCTCACACCCCGGCACGCTCCGGGCGGGACGCCGTCGTGATCGGCGGCGGGCTCGCCGGCATCACCGCCGCGCTCGCCCTCGCCGACGCCGGAGTGCGCGTCACCCTGCTCGAGGGCAGGCCGAGGCTCGGCGGCCTGGCCTTCTCCTTCCAGCGCGGCGAACTCACCGTCGACAACGGCCAGCACGTCTATCTGCGCTGCTGCACCGCCTACCGCTGGTTCCTCGACCGCATCGAGGGATCGGCGCTGGCGCCGCTGCAGGATCGTCTCGACGTGCCCGTCCTCGACGTCGCCCGGCCCGAGGGCCGCCGGCTCGGCAGGCTGCGGCGCGACGCGCTGCCCGTACCCCTGCACCTGGGCCGGAGCCTGGCGACGTATCCGCATCTCTCCCTCGCCGAACGCGCCAAGGTCGGTCGTGCCGCGCTCGCGCTCAAGGGGCTCGACCTCGCCGATCCGACCCTGGACACCCAGGACTTCGGCAGCTGGCTGGCCGCGCGCGGTCAGTCGGCGCGTGCCGTCGAGGCCCTGTGGGACCTGGTCGGGGTCGCCACCCTCAACGCGGTCGCGGGCGACGCCTCGCTGGGGCTCGCCGCGATGGTGTTCAAGACCGGTCTGCTGTCCGACCCGGGCGCGGCCGACATCGGCTGGGCGCGCGTCCCCCTGGGCGAACTGCATGACCGGCTGGCCCGCAAGGCGCTCGACTCGGCGGGCGTCCGTATCGAGGTCCGTACACGCGTCACCTCCATCTCCTCTGACGAGAACGGACGCCTGCGCGTTGAGGTTCCCGGCGAGACGCTCCAGGCGGACGCGGTCGTCCTCGCCGTGGCCCAGCGCGAGGCGCACGACCTGCTGCCCGACGGCGCCCTCGACGCCCCCGGACGGCTCCTGGAGATCGGCACCGCGCCGATCCTCAACGTCCATGTCGTCTACGACCGCAAGGTGCTCAGCAGGCCGTTCTTCACGGCCCTGGGCACCCCGGTCCAGTGGGTGTTCGACCGCACCGAGGCCTCCGGGCTCCGGGACGGCCAGTACCTCGCCCTGTCCCAGTCGGCCGCGCACGACGAGATCGACGAACCCGTCGCCGCCCTTCGCGAGCGCTATCTGCCCGAGCTGGAGCGGCTGTTGCCCGGGGCGCGCGGCGCCGAGGTCAGGGACTTCTTCGTGACCAGGGAGCGCACCGCGACCTTCGCTCCCACCCCCGGCGTCGGGCGGCTGCGGCCCGGCGCCCGCACCAAAGTCCCCGGCCTCTATCTGGCCGGAGCGTGGACCGCCACCGGGTGGCCCGCGACCATGGAGAGTGCGGTCCGCAGTGGCGTGAGCGCGGCCGAAGCCGCGCTGAGCGCCCTGGGCCGGCCCCGCCCCAGTCACCTCTTCGACGTGGAGGAGGCGGCGTGA
- a CDS encoding DUF6380 family protein: protein MDIPVQGDATGEKRRATLRRRAASLTETTGRAAFKHRRGGRAGEGGR from the coding sequence ATGGACATTCCGGTCCAAGGTGATGCCACCGGCGAAAAGCGGCGGGCAACCCTCCGCCGCCGAGCCGCGTCCCTGACTGAGACGACCGGCCGTGCAGCGTTCAAGCACCGGCGTGGCGGTCGCGCAGGGGAGGGCGGACGATGA
- the hpnD gene encoding presqualene diphosphate synthase HpnD — MIRTVESAPHASAPVLAAYSYCEAVTGQQARNFAYGIRLLPTPKRRAMSALYAFSRRVDDIGDGALTGDVKVARLEDTRRLLTRIRDRAVDEDDIDPVAVALAHAADTFPIPLGGLDELIDGVLMDVRGETYETWDDLKAYCRCVAGAIGRLSLGVFGTEPGARGAERAPEYADTLGLALQLTNILRDVREDAQGGRTYLPSDDLAKFGCSAGFSGPTPPEGSDFAGLVHFEVRRARALFAEGYRLLPMLDRRSGACVAAMAGIYRRLLDRIERDPEAVLRGRVSLPGREKAYVAVRGLSGLDTRHATRRTVRRRA, encoded by the coding sequence GTGATCCGGACCGTGGAGTCTGCACCACACGCGTCCGCACCGGTACTCGCCGCCTACAGCTACTGCGAGGCCGTCACCGGACAGCAGGCCCGAAACTTCGCCTACGGGATCAGGCTGCTGCCCACGCCCAAACGCCGCGCCATGTCGGCGCTGTACGCGTTCTCGCGCCGTGTCGACGACATCGGCGACGGCGCCCTGACCGGCGACGTCAAGGTCGCCAGACTCGAGGACACCCGCCGGCTGCTGACCCGGATCCGCGACCGGGCCGTCGACGAGGACGACATCGACCCCGTGGCCGTCGCCCTCGCCCACGCCGCCGACACCTTCCCGATCCCGCTCGGCGGCCTCGACGAGCTGATCGACGGCGTCCTGATGGACGTACGCGGCGAGACCTACGAGACCTGGGACGACCTGAAGGCCTACTGCCGCTGTGTCGCGGGTGCCATCGGGCGGCTGTCGCTCGGGGTCTTCGGCACGGAACCGGGCGCGCGCGGCGCCGAGCGCGCTCCCGAGTACGCCGACACGCTGGGGCTCGCGCTCCAGCTCACCAATATCCTGCGCGACGTCCGCGAGGACGCCCAGGGAGGGCGCACCTATCTGCCCTCCGACGACCTCGCCAAATTCGGCTGCTCGGCCGGCTTCAGCGGGCCGACTCCACCGGAGGGTTCCGACTTCGCGGGCCTCGTGCACTTCGAAGTGCGTCGGGCCCGCGCCCTTTTCGCCGAGGGCTACCGGCTGCTGCCCATGCTCGACCGGCGCAGCGGCGCCTGTGTCGCCGCCATGGCCGGCATCTACCGCCGCCTGCTCGACCGCATCGAGCGCGACCCGGAGGCCGTGCTGCGCGGCCGCGTCTCGCTGCCCGGGCGGGAGAAGGCGTACGTCGCCGTGCGCGGCCTGAGCGGTCTGGACACCCGGCATGCGACCCGCCGTACCGTCAGGAGGCGCGCCTGA
- the hpnC gene encoding squalene synthase HpnC has protein sequence MRATGAPADDPERGTLDKAAAENFPVAPFFLPRAWRADLMAVYGFARLVDDIGDGDLAPGGADARLLGVAPEDSEDPLILLDAFEADLRRVFDGTPRHPLLRRLQPTVRRRSLTPEPFLGLIAANRQDQLVGRYETYDDLLAYCELSANPVGRLVLAVTGTGTPERIRRSDAVCTALQIVEHLQDVAEDLGRDRIYLPAADMKRFHVQETDLAAKTAGASVRALVAYEAERARNLLNEGTPLVGSVHGRLKLLLAGFVAGGRAAIRAIAAAEYDVLPGPPKASKRQLLREVGVTLRGEG, from the coding sequence GTGAGGGCAACCGGCGCGCCCGCGGACGATCCGGAGCGCGGCACGCTCGACAAGGCCGCCGCGGAGAACTTCCCCGTGGCACCGTTCTTCCTGCCCAGGGCCTGGCGTGCCGACCTCATGGCCGTCTACGGCTTCGCCCGCCTCGTCGACGACATCGGCGACGGCGATCTCGCCCCCGGTGGCGCCGACGCCCGGCTGCTCGGCGTGGCGCCCGAGGACTCCGAGGACCCCCTGATCCTGCTCGACGCCTTCGAGGCCGATCTGCGCCGGGTCTTCGACGGCACACCGCGCCACCCCCTGCTGCGCCGCCTCCAGCCGACGGTCCGCCGCCGCTCGCTCACCCCCGAGCCCTTTCTCGGCCTGATCGCCGCCAACCGCCAGGACCAGCTCGTGGGGCGCTACGAGACCTACGACGATCTCCTTGCCTACTGCGAACTGTCCGCCAACCCCGTCGGCCGTCTCGTCCTCGCCGTCACCGGAACGGGGACGCCCGAGCGGATCCGCCGCTCCGACGCGGTCTGCACCGCGCTGCAGATCGTCGAGCACCTCCAGGACGTCGCCGAGGACCTCGGCCGTGACCGGATCTACCTGCCCGCCGCGGACATGAAGCGCTTTCACGTCCAGGAAACCGATCTCGCGGCGAAGACAGCGGGCGCATCGGTGCGCGCACTGGTTGCATACGAAGCCGAACGTGCCCGGAACCTCCTGAATGAAGGCACCCCTCTGGTGGGTAGCGTCCACGGCAGGCTCAAGCTGCTGCTCGCGGGTTTCGTGGCGGGAGGAAGGGCGGCGATCCGTGCGATCGCCGCCGCCGAATACGACGTACTTCCCGGCCCGCCCAAGGCCAGCAAGCGCCAGCTGCTGCGCGAGGTGGGCGTGACTCTGCGAGGAGAGGGGTGA